A genomic stretch from uncultured Cohaesibacter sp. includes:
- a CDS encoding LL-diaminopimelate aminotransferase: MDEFHKIRRLPPYVFEPVNRIKAKARAAGADIIDLGMGNPDLPTPKHIVEKLTETVLDPRTHRYSTSRGIPGLRRAQAAYYERRFGVKLNPETEIVATLGSKEGFANMAQAITSPGDVVLVPNPTYPIHSFGFIMSGGVVRSMPAEPNEEFFRSIDRAVRHSIPKPIALIVNYPSNPTAYTVDLNFYKEVVKIAKEHDIMVLSDLAYAEIYFGDDLPPSILEVEGAKDIAVEFTSLSKTFSMPGWRMGFAVGNERMIRALTRVKSYLDYGAFTPIQVAAAAALNGAEDCIKEARDTYKYRRDVMVESFTRAGWPIPSPDATMFAWVKVPEPFRDIGSLEFAKRLVEEAHVAVAPGVGFGEYGDDYVRLAFVENEQRIRQAARNIRRFMASA; encoded by the coding sequence ATGGATGAGTTCCATAAAATACGCCGTCTCCCTCCTTATGTCTTTGAACCGGTCAACCGGATTAAGGCGAAGGCGCGAGCGGCGGGCGCGGATATCATCGACTTGGGCATGGGTAACCCGGATTTGCCGACACCAAAGCATATCGTGGAAAAGCTGACCGAAACGGTTCTGGATCCGCGCACGCATCGTTATTCGACGTCCCGCGGCATTCCCGGTCTCCGGCGCGCACAGGCCGCCTATTACGAGCGCAGGTTTGGGGTGAAACTCAATCCCGAAACCGAAATTGTAGCCACGCTCGGCTCCAAGGAAGGCTTTGCCAACATGGCTCAGGCCATCACGAGCCCCGGCGATGTCGTGCTTGTGCCAAACCCGACCTATCCGATCCATTCCTTCGGTTTCATCATGTCTGGTGGCGTCGTGCGCTCCATGCCAGCTGAACCGAACGAAGAGTTTTTCCGCTCGATTGATCGCGCTGTGCGGCATTCGATTCCGAAGCCGATTGCACTCATCGTCAATTATCCGTCCAACCCGACGGCTTATACGGTTGATCTCAATTTCTATAAGGAAGTGGTCAAAATCGCCAAGGAGCATGACATCATGGTTCTGAGTGATCTGGCCTATGCAGAGATCTATTTTGGTGATGACCTGCCACCGTCCATTCTTGAAGTGGAGGGCGCAAAGGATATCGCGGTCGAGTTCACCTCACTGTCCAAGACATTTTCCATGCCGGGCTGGCGCATGGGCTTTGCTGTTGGCAACGAGCGTATGATCCGCGCGCTGACACGCGTTAAGTCTTACCTTGACTATGGCGCCTTTACGCCCATTCAGGTCGCAGCCGCTGCGGCATTGAATGGCGCTGAGGACTGCATCAAGGAAGCGCGTGACACCTACAAATATCGCCGCGATGTGATGGTGGAGAGCTTTACCCGTGCTGGCTGGCCGATTCCAAGCCCGGATGCGACCATGTTTGCCTGGGTGAAAGTGCCTGAGCCATTCCGCGATATTGGATCTTTGGAATTTGCCAAGCGGCTTGTCGAGGAAGCCCATGTTGCCGTTGCGCCCGGTGTCGGGTTCGGTGAATATGGGGACGACTATGTTCGCCTTGCCTTTGTAGAAAATGAGCAGCGCATCCGACAGGCTGCGCGTAACATCCGCCGTTTCATGGCGTCTGCCTGA